Proteins encoded within one genomic window of Patescibacteria group bacterium:
- a CDS encoding 50S ribosomal protein L35 translates to MPKLKTHKSIAKRIKVTKNKKLLQRKGGQDHFNSRETGKTRRNKRRDITTAKTEQRNLRRLMPYS, encoded by the coding sequence ATGCCGAAACTAAAAACCCACAAAAGCATAGCCAAAAGAATTAAAGTGACAAAAAACAAAAAGTTACTCCAACGCAAAGGCGGTCAAGACCACTTTAATTCCCGTGAAACCGGTAAAACCCGCCGCAACAAACGACGCGATATCACCACCGCTAAAACCGAACAACGAAACTTACGTCGTCTAATGCCCTATTCTTAA